One stretch of Corynebacterium auriscanis DNA includes these proteins:
- a CDS encoding CE1758 family FMN-dependent luciferase-like monooxygenase: protein MQFGIFTIGDVTQDPVSGKTPTENERIKNTVRMAQKAEEVGLDVFATGQHHNPPFVAPANPPILMAHLAAMTEKIQFSTATTLITTTDPVRLAEDYAYAQHLTDGRMDLMLGRGNTGPVYPWFGQDIRKGIPLSIENYHLLRRLWREENLSWQGEFRTPLRNFTSTPRPLDDTPPFVWHGSIRSPEIAEQAAFYGDGFFHNHIFWNIEHTQQMVGLYRQRFEHYGHGAAEEAIVGLGGQVFIDETEKKAKDFFRPYFDNAPVYGHGPSLEEFESITPLTVGTVDQVVERYASYADKVGAYQRQLFLIDHAGLPIDVVLDQIEILGTEVVPALRKEMESARPAGVPSDPPTHASLVADGADSPIHQVSPAKQGEESNEER from the coding sequence ATGCAATTCGGAATCTTTACCATCGGCGACGTAACCCAGGATCCTGTTAGCGGCAAGACCCCTACGGAAAACGAACGCATTAAGAACACCGTGCGAATGGCGCAAAAAGCCGAGGAAGTGGGCCTAGACGTATTCGCAACGGGGCAGCACCACAACCCGCCCTTCGTTGCGCCCGCCAACCCGCCCATACTTATGGCGCACCTAGCTGCAATGACAGAGAAGATTCAGTTCTCGACCGCCACCACGCTGATTACCACTACCGATCCAGTTCGGCTGGCGGAAGATTATGCTTACGCACAGCACCTGACCGATGGTCGTATGGATCTGATGCTAGGGCGCGGTAACACTGGCCCGGTTTACCCATGGTTTGGCCAGGACATTCGCAAAGGCATTCCACTGTCCATCGAGAACTACCACCTGCTGCGCCGCCTGTGGCGCGAAGAGAACCTGAGCTGGCAAGGTGAGTTCCGTACTCCATTGCGTAACTTCACGTCGACTCCGCGTCCACTGGACGATACACCGCCGTTTGTGTGGCACGGTTCGATTCGTTCTCCAGAAATCGCAGAACAAGCCGCGTTTTATGGCGACGGATTCTTCCACAATCACATCTTCTGGAATATTGAGCATACCCAGCAGATGGTGGGGCTTTACCGACAGCGTTTCGAGCACTACGGTCATGGCGCTGCAGAGGAAGCCATTGTTGGTTTGGGTGGTCAGGTGTTCATCGACGAGACGGAAAAGAAGGCCAAGGACTTCTTCCGCCCTTACTTCGACAACGCGCCCGTGTACGGCCACGGTCCGTCTCTAGAGGAATTCGAGTCCATTACCCCGCTTACGGTTGGCACCGTGGATCAAGTTGTGGAACGCTACGCAAGTTACGCCGATAAGGTCGGTGCGTACCAGCGCCAACTGTTCCTCATCGACCACGCGGGACTGCCTATTGACGTGGTGCTTGACCAGATCGAGATTCTCGGAACCGAGGTTGTCCCAGCCCTCCGCAAGGAAATGGAATCTGCTCGTCCAGCCGGAGTGCCAAGCGACCCACCAACCCACGCCAGCCTGGTCGCTGACGGTGCAGACAGTCCTATCCACCAGGTTTCCCCAGCTAAGCAGGGTGAGGAAAGTAACGAGGAAAGATAG
- a CDS encoding dihydrofolate reductase: MGQDSMAMDRDTTTVSTNRPTGFSQTNRPTGFSQGDYPEITSESVTAALQQLNIAREDVEIGMIWAQTTAGVIGDGKDMPWYLPEDLEHFKQATVNYPVVMGRTSWEALDDGFRPLPRRENYVVTRNESYEAPGGHVFTSLDHAIAAAAQFQLQHNTDRPALVWILGGGQIYAQCMAVADRVVITEIDMSAPARFQVHAPAVDEPDFTLQSASPWRVSQKGHTVDGEGELKFRICEWTNAHR; the protein is encoded by the coding sequence ATGGGGCAGGACTCAATGGCAATGGATAGGGACACCACGACAGTTAGCACCAACCGCCCAACCGGATTCAGCCAGACCAACCGCCCAACCGGATTCAGCCAGGGCGATTACCCAGAGATCACCTCCGAGTCGGTAACCGCAGCCCTACAACAATTGAACATCGCGCGCGAAGATGTGGAAATCGGGATGATTTGGGCACAAACCACCGCGGGCGTCATCGGCGATGGCAAAGATATGCCATGGTACCTGCCCGAAGACTTGGAGCATTTCAAGCAAGCCACGGTAAACTACCCTGTCGTTATGGGCCGTACGTCCTGGGAAGCCTTGGACGACGGATTCCGCCCCCTCCCCCGGCGTGAGAACTATGTAGTCACCCGCAATGAGTCCTATGAAGCGCCGGGTGGCCATGTGTTTACCTCTTTGGACCACGCCATCGCCGCCGCCGCCCAGTTCCAGCTGCAGCACAACACCGATCGACCTGCGCTGGTATGGATCCTCGGCGGCGGCCAGATTTACGCCCAATGCATGGCCGTTGCCGATCGGGTTGTCATCACGGAGATCGATATGTCAGCTCCAGCGCGTTTCCAAGTGCACGCACCGGCCGTGGACGAGCCAGATTTCACATTGCAATCAGCCAGCCCATGGCGGGTATCCCAGAAGGGACACACCGTTGACGGCGAAGGAGAACTGAAGTTCCGCATCTGCGAGTGGACTAACGCGCACAGGTAA
- a CDS encoding FMN reductase, translating to MKKLIVVEAGLSSPSSTNMVAEAISGAVESHVSRRGEGLEVEFVHAKDYSHELATMMTTGVLTPKLAEIQQRISDADALIAATPVFSASYSGLFKMFFDAMGTDALNGMPMIIAATAGTPRHSLALDFAMRPLFTYLRAKVMTTGVFAATDDLGGLKQEPGADNDGSTLESRINRAASELSREIVNSASAVEGFLPDDNTPRRDSGAKVTSTVTDFASLLRGHDGS from the coding sequence ATGAAGAAATTAATTGTGGTGGAAGCTGGGCTTTCGAGCCCGTCGAGCACCAATATGGTGGCCGAGGCAATCTCGGGCGCGGTTGAATCGCACGTGTCCCGTCGGGGCGAGGGCCTTGAGGTCGAGTTCGTCCACGCCAAGGATTACAGCCATGAACTGGCAACGATGATGACCACCGGGGTGCTGACCCCGAAGCTCGCAGAGATTCAGCAACGCATTTCGGATGCTGATGCGCTCATCGCGGCTACTCCAGTTTTCTCCGCTAGTTACAGTGGCCTGTTCAAGATGTTCTTCGACGCGATGGGCACAGATGCACTGAACGGCATGCCCATGATTATTGCGGCTACCGCGGGAACACCGCGGCACTCGTTGGCACTGGACTTCGCGATGCGACCGTTGTTTACGTACTTGCGGGCGAAAGTCATGACCACTGGTGTGTTTGCAGCGACCGATGACTTGGGTGGCTTGAAGCAGGAACCTGGTGCGGACAACGACGGCAGCACGCTTGAATCCCGCATTAACCGCGCGGCCAGCGAACTATCCCGTGAGATCGTGAACTCTGCTTCAGCAGTGGAAGGATTCTTGCCGGATGACAACACTCCGCGCCGTGATAGCGGGGCGAAGGTGACGTCAACGGTGACGGATTTCGCCTCGCTACTACGCGGACACGACGGCAGTTAA
- a CDS encoding thymidylate synthase gives MPTPYEDLLREILETGTAKGDRTGTGTTSLFGKQLRFDLRAGFPLITTKNVHIKSVVGELLWFLKGDSNVRWLQDHGIRIWNEWADESGELGPIYGVQWRSWPTPDGRHIDQISQALDTLRTNPDSRRNIVSAWNVSELSNMALPPCHLLFQLYVADGRLSCQLYQRSADMFLGVPFNIASYSLLTHMLAQQAGLEVGEFIWTGGDCHIYDNHREQVQTQLSRDARPYPQLELRKAADMFSYDFDDITFTGYDPHPTIKAQVAV, from the coding sequence ATCCCCACCCCCTACGAAGACCTGTTGCGAGAGATTCTTGAAACTGGCACCGCCAAAGGCGACCGGACGGGGACCGGTACCACCAGCTTGTTCGGTAAACAACTGCGCTTCGACCTGCGTGCTGGTTTTCCACTTATTACCACCAAGAATGTGCACATCAAGTCCGTGGTTGGTGAACTGCTGTGGTTCCTCAAGGGAGATTCCAATGTTCGGTGGCTGCAGGATCACGGCATTCGCATTTGGAATGAATGGGCAGACGAAAGCGGCGAACTGGGCCCCATTTACGGCGTGCAATGGCGCAGCTGGCCCACTCCGGATGGTCGGCATATAGACCAGATCTCGCAAGCACTCGATACACTACGCACTAACCCCGATTCGCGGCGCAATATCGTGAGCGCTTGGAATGTCTCCGAACTGAGCAACATGGCGCTGCCCCCGTGCCACCTGTTGTTCCAACTGTACGTAGCCGATGGTCGACTATCGTGCCAACTGTACCAACGCAGCGCAGATATGTTCCTTGGGGTGCCTTTTAACATCGCCAGTTATTCCCTGTTGACACACATGCTGGCGCAGCAAGCCGGCCTGGAAGTTGGTGAGTTCATTTGGACGGGTGGTGACTGCCACATTTACGACAATCACCGCGAGCAAGTCCAAACGCAGCTTTCCCGCGATGCCCGGCCGTACCCGCAACTCGAGCTGCGCAAGGCTGCGGATATGTTTTCATATGACTTCGATGACATCACCTTTACTGGGTATGACCCCCACCCCACGATCAAAGCGCAGGTCGCGGTGTAA
- a CDS encoding solute symporter family protein, producing the protein MTTHLFAAESGAGNPILNISVFVAFIVITMAIVTKAARAPQKNASDFYTGGASFSGTQNGLAIAGDYLSAASFLGIVGAIALNGYDGFLYSIGFFVAWLIALLLVAEPLRNTGKFTMADVLSFRLKQKPVRVAAAFSTLFVSLFYLIAQMAGAGSLVAVLLDIHSKSGQALVVAVVGVVMIAYVLIGGMKGTTIVQMIKAVLLCSGVVIMTIIILVIVKGDFSALLDRAVSMHGGNTAILEPGMKYGVSDVKKLDFIALGLSLALGVAGLPHVLMRFYTVPTAKEARKSVTWAIVLIGGFYLLTLILGFGAAALVGPERIEAAPGGANAAAPLLAMELAGPLFMALISAVAFATVLAVVAGLAITASASVAHDFYNSVLRNGEATEAEQVRVSRVTVVAIGVAAIVLGIAAMGQNVAFLVSLAFCIAASANVPTILFSLYWKKFNTTGAVASLWVGLLSALILIALSPAVSGSKTAMLPNVDFSIFPLTNPALVSIPLGFLAGIIGTYIGKPDNKDALQAEMEVRSLTGVGVEAPVDH; encoded by the coding sequence ATGACAACCCACCTTTTCGCCGCTGAATCCGGCGCGGGCAATCCCATTCTAAATATTTCAGTGTTCGTGGCATTCATCGTTATCACGATGGCCATTGTCACGAAGGCCGCGCGTGCACCACAGAAGAACGCGTCCGATTTCTACACCGGTGGCGCCAGCTTCTCCGGTACGCAAAACGGTCTGGCCATCGCGGGCGACTACCTGTCCGCAGCGTCCTTCCTGGGCATCGTGGGCGCGATTGCCCTGAACGGATACGACGGATTCCTGTACTCCATCGGATTCTTTGTCGCATGGCTTATCGCCCTATTGTTGGTGGCGGAGCCATTGCGTAACACCGGAAAATTCACCATGGCCGACGTGCTGAGCTTCCGCTTGAAGCAAAAGCCAGTGCGTGTGGCCGCAGCGTTTTCCACACTGTTCGTTTCCCTGTTCTACCTAATCGCGCAGATGGCTGGCGCGGGTTCCTTGGTGGCTGTACTGCTGGATATCCACAGCAAATCGGGCCAGGCCCTCGTTGTCGCCGTCGTGGGCGTAGTCATGATTGCATACGTGTTGATCGGTGGCATGAAGGGCACCACGATCGTGCAAATGATTAAGGCCGTTCTACTGTGCAGCGGCGTGGTGATCATGACCATCATCATTCTGGTGATTGTCAAGGGCGACTTCTCCGCGTTGCTGGACCGCGCCGTCAGCATGCACGGAGGCAACACCGCGATTCTCGAGCCAGGAATGAAGTACGGCGTATCGGACGTCAAGAAGCTGGACTTCATCGCCTTAGGTCTCTCGCTGGCCCTAGGTGTGGCCGGTCTGCCGCACGTGCTGATGCGTTTCTACACGGTGCCGACCGCTAAGGAAGCCCGCAAGTCCGTGACGTGGGCCATCGTCCTCATCGGTGGCTTCTACCTGCTGACCCTGATCCTGGGCTTCGGTGCTGCTGCCCTGGTGGGTCCAGAGCGAATTGAAGCCGCCCCAGGTGGCGCGAATGCCGCTGCGCCACTGCTGGCAATGGAGCTGGCCGGGCCACTATTCATGGCATTGATTTCCGCGGTTGCCTTCGCCACCGTGTTGGCCGTGGTGGCTGGCCTAGCGATTACCGCTTCGGCGTCTGTGGCACACGATTTCTATAATTCCGTTTTGCGCAACGGTGAAGCAACAGAGGCAGAGCAGGTCCGCGTTTCTCGCGTTACCGTGGTCGCAATCGGTGTAGCTGCAATCGTGCTGGGCATTGCCGCGATGGGACAGAACGTGGCCTTCCTGGTCTCCTTGGCTTTCTGCATCGCCGCATCCGCCAACGTGCCAACCATCTTGTTCTCTCTGTACTGGAAGAAGTTCAACACCACCGGCGCCGTGGCATCCCTGTGGGTGGGTCTACTGTCCGCACTGATCCTGATCGCGTTGTCCCCAGCGGTGTCCGGTTCAAAGACCGCAATGCTGCCGAACGTGGACTTCTCTATCTTCCCGTTGACCAACCCAGCGCTAGTTTCCATCCCACTGGGCTTCCTGGCCGGCATCATTGGTACTTACATCGGTAAGCCAGACAATAAGGATGCCCTGCAGGCAGAGATGGAGGTCCGCTCCCTCACCGGCGTTGGTGTGGAAGCGCCAGTCGATCACTAA
- a CDS encoding 3'(2'),5'-bisphosphate nucleotidase CysQ produces the protein MTAQIDDATLALRLAMGTGEILKGVRGVGLLRDKELGKAGDAIAQDWIARALALHRPNDSVLSEEAEDDRTRLDNERVWIIDPLDGTREYAGGRQDWAVHIALAVNGKIEQAAVGMPDLGKVFHTDDVRAVGGRATNRLVISQNSTPEVATFIAEDLGMELVRMGSCGAKTTSVILGDNDVYVHAGGQYEWDNAAPVGIAQAAGLFTSRLSGERLKYNCDDPYLPDLLVCRPDASEKVLASASRYLEQHGEFK, from the coding sequence ATGACGGCTCAAATTGATGATGCAACGCTGGCGCTGCGGCTAGCAATGGGCACTGGCGAAATCCTCAAAGGTGTACGTGGTGTAGGCCTGTTGCGTGACAAGGAACTCGGTAAAGCCGGTGATGCCATTGCGCAGGACTGGATCGCCCGTGCACTAGCGTTGCACCGCCCCAACGATTCGGTGCTGTCCGAAGAAGCTGAGGACGACCGCACACGGCTCGACAACGAACGCGTGTGGATCATCGACCCGCTGGACGGCACCCGCGAATACGCTGGTGGACGGCAAGATTGGGCCGTGCACATCGCCCTCGCCGTGAACGGGAAGATTGAACAGGCAGCCGTTGGCATGCCGGATTTGGGCAAGGTTTTCCATACGGACGACGTGCGCGCCGTGGGTGGCAGAGCCACCAACCGGCTGGTGATCAGCCAGAATTCCACCCCGGAAGTGGCAACGTTTATCGCCGAGGACCTGGGCATGGAATTGGTTCGTATGGGTTCGTGTGGCGCGAAGACCACCTCGGTGATTTTGGGCGACAATGACGTATACGTGCACGCCGGCGGGCAATACGAATGGGATAACGCAGCACCCGTTGGAATCGCGCAGGCAGCTGGACTGTTTACCTCACGACTAAGTGGGGAGCGGTTGAAATACAACTGCGACGATCCATATCTTCCGGATCTGCTGGTGTGCCGTCCCGATGCCAGTGAAAAAGTGCTGGCCAGTGCTTCCCGGTATCTAGAACAGCACGGGGAATTCAAGTAA
- a CDS encoding DUF485 domain-containing protein, producing the protein MSHSAASVPFIKRHTPSPEEFIAAQQSAEFQELRTKQRGFTFPLAIAGIAWFVVYVLLAMYAPSFMSIRVLGNINIAILMGVAQFVTTFAITWAYVKYADKHLEPRSRAIREALERTNDTGDVASSQKTTR; encoded by the coding sequence TTGAGCCACTCCGCAGCGTCCGTACCGTTCATCAAACGGCACACACCTTCCCCAGAAGAGTTCATCGCCGCGCAACAAAGCGCTGAATTCCAGGAACTACGTACTAAACAACGTGGTTTCACCTTCCCACTCGCCATCGCAGGCATCGCCTGGTTCGTTGTTTATGTCCTCCTCGCGATGTACGCGCCCAGCTTCATGTCCATCCGAGTCTTAGGCAACATCAACATCGCCATCCTCATGGGTGTCGCGCAGTTCGTCACCACATTCGCGATCACGTGGGCTTACGTGAAGTACGCGGATAAGCACCTTGAGCCTCGCTCCCGCGCAATTCGAGAAGCCTTGGAACGAACAAATGACACGGGCGACGTGGCGTCAAGCCAAAAAACTACCCGCTAA